The proteins below come from a single Juglans regia cultivar Chandler chromosome 12, Walnut 2.0, whole genome shotgun sequence genomic window:
- the LOC109007866 gene encoding uncharacterized protein LOC109007866 isoform X2 — protein MVKEMDARDKALSSSMPTKASEFPRVSASDENAQPHQEMGSNIQNAEKFLPKHNMSQTISAAAKVAVPRKKIFAERNEAPEPFFSNNHVPKAPVFESKLNFVNPGTDISDVSSPEGFASDDNEPNAHVANGSLRPYDPLTNFLSPRPKFLRYMPHRRHEVFLRREKEIREGIDGLYINTTGSFEFGKGSDEEDDSIRGSLASSDEGSVQKEDEEIEDSDEDIEDSDEEIEEVEEEKGRGLKRVLESLFCFVLLVLSTLYVSSVSIAPSPSLQSLEDLKGGYYNIQNHTSEAFLAMRLESGTNIWDQVQEIQMGGLDRGRRRANEERIEEEKMVEDLKTGRVKISEVLNDVVYGNGGESEALEVVEDEKKGAVDELRELTEPQSVDVDEGCEHETVKIGGFSGRMAKNSELQNGETIQNLEAFQDYQAPYTFDVKHHQIIESDITNIFIEENDILMEPAEEVHNEPDGDEEVNLDGMGKDKDFEILNLEAEGNLEEALLKHFETELLLLRAVIGISVFSIILASLFLGFHFKHKKTSGKNSSLIAKRCSESLRVEQEKTVGKYSSLIPKPSSESLRIGQSKTIKKGLVKPFVESVAVEKHCSMLPNGEGVHTECADSFVIHSSFHPMEEYSKDGYESRAPTIELLGEFVVGEISSSPRSCGTKNRRIGSEEGNYSVSLQSQSTFPEFSSMDSHSCARYTTEKKVVKREEAYNI, from the exons ATGGTCAAAGAAATGGATGCTCGTGATAAGGCTCTATCATCGTCGATGCCTACTAAAGCCTCTGAATTTCCGAGAGTCTCAGCTTCTG atGAGAACGCTCAACCCCATCAAGAAATGGGTTCTAACATTCAGAACGCTGAGAAATTTCTCCCAAAGCATAACATGTCTCAAACCATCTCTGCCGCTGCCAAGGTCGCTGTCCCAAGAAAGAAAATCTTTGCTGAAAGGAACGAGGCCCCAGAACCCTTTTTCTCCAATAACCATGTCCCAAAGGCTCCGGTTTTTGaatcaaaacttaattttgtgAATCCCGGAACCGATATTTCTGATGTATCATCACCAGAGGGTTTTGCATCCGACGACAATGAACCAAATGCTCATGTTGCTAATGGTTCTCTGAGGCCCTATGACCCATTAACGAATTTTCTTTCTCCAAGGCCAAAGTTTCTCCGGTACATGCCGCATAGGCGCCATGAGGTTTTTCTTCGCCGAGAAAAAGAAATCAGAGAAGGAATAGACGGGCTGTATATTAATACAACTGGTTCTTTTGAATTCGGGAAAGGTAGTGATGAAGAGGATGATTCGATTCGGGGCTCTTTGGCTTCATCTGACGAAGGTTCTGTacagaaagaagatgaagagattgAGGACAGTGACGAGGACATTGAGGACAGTGACGAGGAAAttgaggaggtagaggaggaGAAAGGTCGGGGTTTGAAAAGGGTGTTGGAATCTCTATTTTGCTTTGTTCTTCTCGTTCTTTCTACCTTATATGTATCTTCAGTTTCTATAGCTCCTTCACCAAGTTTGCAATCTTTGGAGGATCTTAAAGGTGGGTACTATAACATTCAGAACCATACGTCGGAAGCTTTCTTGGCTATGAGACTTGAGAGTGGAACTAACATTTGGGATCAAGTACAAGAAATACAAATGGGTGGTTTGGATCGAGGACGCCGCAGAGCTAATGAGGAGAGgattgaggaagaaaaaatggTGGAAGATTTGAAAACAGGGAGAGTAAAAATTTCTGAGGTGCTAAATGATGTGGTATATGGAAATGGTGGAGAAAGTGAAGCTTTAGAGGTGGTTGAGGATGAAAAGAAGGGAGCAGTTGATGAGTTGCGTGAATTGACGGAGCCACAATCTGTAGATGTTGACGAAGGTTGTGAACATGAAACAGTGAAGATAGGGGGTTTTTCTGGCCGGATGGCTAAGAATTCTGAGTTGCAAAATGGTGAAACAATACAAAATCTTGAAGCTTTTCAGGATTATCAGGCACCATACACGTTTGATGTGAAGCATCACCAAATTATAGAATCtgatattacaaatatttttatagaagaaaatgatattttgatggAGCCAGCCGAAGAAGTTCACAATGAACCAGATGGAGATGAAGAAGTAAATTTGGACGGAATGGGCAAGGATAAAGACTTCGAAATTCTCAATCTTGAAGCAGAAGGAAATTTGGAGGAGGCCCTGCTGAAGCACTTTGAAACCGAATTGTTGTTACTGAGAGCTGTTATTGGGATCtcagtattttctatcattttggCCTCCTTGTTCTTGGGTTTTCACTTTAAGCATAAGAAAACTTCAGGAAAGAATTCTTCCCTAATTGCAAAGCGTTGCTCTGAATCTCTGAGAGTAGAGCAGGAGAAAactgttggaaaatattcatctCTGATCCCAAAGCCTTCTTCTGAATCTTTGAGAATAGGCCAGAGCAAAACTATCAAAAAGGGTCTTGTAAAGCCTTTTGTTGAATCTGTCGCAGTAGAGAAGCATTGCTCAATGCTTCCCAATGGGGAAGGGGTGCACACGGAATGTGCTGACTCTTTTGTGATTCATTCATCTTTTCATCCAATGGAGGAATATTCCAAGGATGGTTATGAAAGCCGAGCACCAACAATTGAGTTGCTTGGTGAGTTTGTGGTTGGAGAGATAAGCAGCTCACCGAGGAGCTGTGGTACGAAAAATAGGAGGATAGGAAGTGAAGAGGGCAATTATTCAGTTTCTCTACAGTCCCAGTCAACTTTCCCAGAGTTCTCTTCCATGGATTCTCATTCATGTGCAAGATATACTACCGAGAAGAAAGTTGTGAAAAGAGAGGAG
- the LOC109007866 gene encoding uncharacterized protein LOC109007866 isoform X1 — protein sequence MVKEMDARDKALSSSMPTKASEFPRVSASDENAQPHQEMGSNIQNAEKFLPKHNMSQTISAAAKVAVPRKKIFAERNEAPEPFFSNNHVPKAPVFESKLNFVNPGTDISDVSSPEGFASDDNEPNAHVANGSLRPYDPLTNFLSPRPKFLRYMPHRRHEVFLRREKEIREGIDGLYINTTGSFEFGKGSDEEDDSIRGSLASSDEGSVQKEDEEIEDSDEDIEDSDEEIEEVEEEKGRGLKRVLESLFCFVLLVLSTLYVSSVSIAPSPSLQSLEDLKGGYYNIQNHTSEAFLAMRLESGTNIWDQVQEIQMGGLDRGRRRANEERIEEEKMVEDLKTGRVKISEVLNDVVYGNGGESEALEVVEDEKKGAVDELRELTEPQSVDVDEGCEHETVKIGGFSGRMAKNSELQNGETIQNLEAFQDYQAPYTFDVKHHQIIESDITNIFIEENDILMEPAEEVHNEPDGDEEVNLDGMGKDKDFEILNLEAEGNLEEALLKHFETELLLLRAVIGISVFSIILASLFLGFHFKHKKTSGKNSSLIAKRCSESLRVEQEKTVGKYSSLIPKPSSESLRIGQSKTIKKGLVKPFVESVAVEKHCSMLPNGEGVHTECADSFVIHSSFHPMEEYSKDGYESRAPTIELLGEFVVGEISSSPRSCGTKNRRIGSEEGNYSVSLQSQSTFPEFSSMDSHSCARYTTEKKVVKREEGGKDGEAKVITTTPVRRSSRIRNRSLTSP from the exons ATGGTCAAAGAAATGGATGCTCGTGATAAGGCTCTATCATCGTCGATGCCTACTAAAGCCTCTGAATTTCCGAGAGTCTCAGCTTCTG atGAGAACGCTCAACCCCATCAAGAAATGGGTTCTAACATTCAGAACGCTGAGAAATTTCTCCCAAAGCATAACATGTCTCAAACCATCTCTGCCGCTGCCAAGGTCGCTGTCCCAAGAAAGAAAATCTTTGCTGAAAGGAACGAGGCCCCAGAACCCTTTTTCTCCAATAACCATGTCCCAAAGGCTCCGGTTTTTGaatcaaaacttaattttgtgAATCCCGGAACCGATATTTCTGATGTATCATCACCAGAGGGTTTTGCATCCGACGACAATGAACCAAATGCTCATGTTGCTAATGGTTCTCTGAGGCCCTATGACCCATTAACGAATTTTCTTTCTCCAAGGCCAAAGTTTCTCCGGTACATGCCGCATAGGCGCCATGAGGTTTTTCTTCGCCGAGAAAAAGAAATCAGAGAAGGAATAGACGGGCTGTATATTAATACAACTGGTTCTTTTGAATTCGGGAAAGGTAGTGATGAAGAGGATGATTCGATTCGGGGCTCTTTGGCTTCATCTGACGAAGGTTCTGTacagaaagaagatgaagagattgAGGACAGTGACGAGGACATTGAGGACAGTGACGAGGAAAttgaggaggtagaggaggaGAAAGGTCGGGGTTTGAAAAGGGTGTTGGAATCTCTATTTTGCTTTGTTCTTCTCGTTCTTTCTACCTTATATGTATCTTCAGTTTCTATAGCTCCTTCACCAAGTTTGCAATCTTTGGAGGATCTTAAAGGTGGGTACTATAACATTCAGAACCATACGTCGGAAGCTTTCTTGGCTATGAGACTTGAGAGTGGAACTAACATTTGGGATCAAGTACAAGAAATACAAATGGGTGGTTTGGATCGAGGACGCCGCAGAGCTAATGAGGAGAGgattgaggaagaaaaaatggTGGAAGATTTGAAAACAGGGAGAGTAAAAATTTCTGAGGTGCTAAATGATGTGGTATATGGAAATGGTGGAGAAAGTGAAGCTTTAGAGGTGGTTGAGGATGAAAAGAAGGGAGCAGTTGATGAGTTGCGTGAATTGACGGAGCCACAATCTGTAGATGTTGACGAAGGTTGTGAACATGAAACAGTGAAGATAGGGGGTTTTTCTGGCCGGATGGCTAAGAATTCTGAGTTGCAAAATGGTGAAACAATACAAAATCTTGAAGCTTTTCAGGATTATCAGGCACCATACACGTTTGATGTGAAGCATCACCAAATTATAGAATCtgatattacaaatatttttatagaagaaaatgatattttgatggAGCCAGCCGAAGAAGTTCACAATGAACCAGATGGAGATGAAGAAGTAAATTTGGACGGAATGGGCAAGGATAAAGACTTCGAAATTCTCAATCTTGAAGCAGAAGGAAATTTGGAGGAGGCCCTGCTGAAGCACTTTGAAACCGAATTGTTGTTACTGAGAGCTGTTATTGGGATCtcagtattttctatcattttggCCTCCTTGTTCTTGGGTTTTCACTTTAAGCATAAGAAAACTTCAGGAAAGAATTCTTCCCTAATTGCAAAGCGTTGCTCTGAATCTCTGAGAGTAGAGCAGGAGAAAactgttggaaaatattcatctCTGATCCCAAAGCCTTCTTCTGAATCTTTGAGAATAGGCCAGAGCAAAACTATCAAAAAGGGTCTTGTAAAGCCTTTTGTTGAATCTGTCGCAGTAGAGAAGCATTGCTCAATGCTTCCCAATGGGGAAGGGGTGCACACGGAATGTGCTGACTCTTTTGTGATTCATTCATCTTTTCATCCAATGGAGGAATATTCCAAGGATGGTTATGAAAGCCGAGCACCAACAATTGAGTTGCTTGGTGAGTTTGTGGTTGGAGAGATAAGCAGCTCACCGAGGAGCTGTGGTACGAAAAATAGGAGGATAGGAAGTGAAGAGGGCAATTATTCAGTTTCTCTACAGTCCCAGTCAACTTTCCCAGAGTTCTCTTCCATGGATTCTCATTCATGTGCAAGATATACTACCGAGAAGAAAGTTGTGAAAAGAGAGGAG